The segment GCTAAGCGGAAGCAGTCCAACAGGGTCATATTCGCGTCCATACGGCACCCGCCCTTTCCCGGCCCCCGGGCGGTATTATCGATCACCAACATCCCTTTCATCCCCGTCTTCGTATCATGGACCACGATGATTTTCTCCGGGCCCCATTCATCCATCCACTCAAATACATCAGCCATGATTTCTCCTCCCTGCCGCTGGATTGGGCATCCCAGGCAGCCCGTGGTTACAACTTCTGCGGCCGTTCCCTGTAGATTGCTTCCCGGATTGAGAATCATTTGTCTTTACAGAATCCGATCACTCACGGCTGGAAATTTTCCCCTAATGGCCGACACCTGGCGCATATCGATTTCCGCCTTTAAAAGACACTCCTCATCTCCGCCGCTGGTCAGAATGACTCCCCAAGGATCTATCATCATGCTGT is part of the Deltaproteobacteria bacterium genome and harbors:
- a CDS encoding nitrilase-related carbon-nitrogen hydrolase → GWPYPRLEHWIMLNRVRAIENTAFLVSSNCVGINHGAQFCGHSMMIDPWGVILTSGGDEECLLKAEIDMRQVSAIRGKFPAVSDRIL